Within the Arachis duranensis cultivar V14167 chromosome 10, aradu.V14167.gnm2.J7QH, whole genome shotgun sequence genome, the region CTCCCGGTTCTAGCTATTTGAATTACATGTCCCtttcctttctcccttttttcaggatggccaccagaaagggtaaagagaaagactctactaagagcaccagctgaggaaccacaacccctaCCCACCTGTAcagctttgcatgcaccgaggacggtgcactctttaagtgtggggaggtcgataccgatctccgtgggttagtaccttcctgtctcaacaccaacgtttaaattagttgttgcatttgcatgtttgtttgattttgtgcatatattaccattacttggttgaagtaacattttctttttcaagaaaatttttatagcatttcactaatttgaattaaactttttgaaaaacttgtttgaagaaatattatattggaacatggtttagagctcgaatacacaaaaccagtgagattttgagcctatttgattggttgcattttatcaaccaatatattttatttttgtgtgttattctctctaaaattgtaatctttatcttgcttaattctatatttccattgtttgatgtatgcatgcacttatatgattgaggccttgtttcactaagcttacatacccattggccttaccctttcgttatcctttgcaaaccaactTGAGCCTATCTTACCCATTTGAtttttactttagctcattactaactctaagtggaaaacaataatgtccttaatttgaatccttggttagcttagactagtaaaagtgctcatgatttaagtatggggaagttgggtttgaaaatatttggtttgagtaattgggtgttgtatatttttgtgaaaatgtgcaaaataatagttgaacacatattattgcattcaatacttttttcatatgcattgagaaaaacaagagaaaaaaatataacaatagaaaaaaaataaagaaaagaaaaaaagagtgaaaaagaaaagaaaaagagcaattaataaaaggggacaaaatgtcccaaagtaagtgttggtatcaatgcatatgtgctgtactcaaatttaggatgcatgaatatgtgaaaaatacagttaatgggaagttagattctgtattttaattaaatggattgtcttaagttaggtgggaagtttaggttaattaaggattcagattttagtccacttaaccaaatacaatcctaccttgaccctaaccctattacaacccttaaaagacctcttgatttgtgtattggtgcattaaagttttgttgattgttagatgaagagaaagccttagaaagcaagattagtagagaattgagggaatcgaaccttaaacacctgagcgattagagtgcatacacttccggtgagggttcgatgctcgattccttgttcccgactttcatgagctatcttcttcttgcaagttatttgtacttcgtttttatgatttgaattagtgaaatccaatttatgtttgtcttggagagtttgtttacttttaaccgagtaggtaaaagcattttgcatatagctgcattcatataaataggttgcatttcatacatcccACCATTTTGCCTTCactcttatagcttctcttgagcttagcatgaggacatgctaatgtttaagtgtggggaggttgataaaccactattttatggtttatcttgtgctcaattgagtggattttatcaatctttcatacacttattcatactaattgcatgagtttacgttttccttccggattttgtgctatgattaaaaacatgcttctttggacttatatttgctaatattaatcctctcttattaccattagatgtcgtgatatgtgtgttaagtgatttcagggattacagggcatgaatggttcagaggatggaaaggaagcattcaaaagtggaaggaatacaagaagttgaagaaactgttaagttgtccagcctgacctcttcgcactcaaatgatcataacttgagctacagaggtccaaatgaaatggtttcagttgcgttagaaagctaacattcagggcttcgcaacgatatataatttgccataacTGTCCCAAAGTTAGGTGACGCAAATCCGTAGATGACGCGCCCGTATTGCATCTGCAAAATCTCAATCCAcacaaacgcgtggatgacgcctccgcgtcactttgccgcgacctgtacgaaccagatttcacaatcaacaatttctgggctatttctgacccagttctcggcccagaaaacacatattagaggctataaagtgggggaatccattaaTTCATCATCAGACATTCATAATacacacttttcatagtttagatgtagtttttagagagagaggttctctcctctctcttaggttttaggattaggatctcctttagtcattaggattgtttcttcgtaccaggttcaataatttatgtttttcttctatttttgttcactctgaagcttttatttgtacttgatttatgttgcccaattggcttatgaacttttccatgttagaattgacatctccatCCAAtttaatttgaggtattccagttatttatgattttaatttagctttctatatttttggttttggttaattaattggtaactcttgagttgtcaaactcagcagtggttgaaattggcagattctaatttatctagatcgctctaaagctagtcttcccatagggattgactaggacttgaggatcaagctaattagtctacttgaccttcctttgtttaataaaggataactatgtgggattaaaacccaattctcatcacacctgataaggataactaggataggaattccaattctaATACCTTgtcaagagtttattttattattactattttattttcttatcatttaacatacttgttccttactttcaaaacccccaatttacaagactcataaccaataataagaacatacctccctgcaattccttgagaagacaacccaggtttgaatacttcggttatcaatttatttaggggtttgttacttgtgacaaccaaaacgtttgtaagaaaggactcttgttggtttagaagctatacttacaacgggaatttattctgaattctagaccatgcaaaagttctctcttcacataccaagtaatacctcaagtgagtaaagatcgatcccacgagaattgatggatcaagcaacaatgattgaatAATTTACTTAGTcagacaatcacaaaagaatGTTTCAGGGTCAAACGCATTAAACAGTACTCAGGGAGATTACGAAAGCAAACGGTAAACAGATTGTGAAAAGCATGTGAAAAATCATTTAGGGGTtcagagatatttatttttctgaatTAATAATTCTTACCAACtactttaatcatgcaagattcaattcatggcaatttttaattgattaaaccctaattccttagtgatttaatctcctctaacataatcaaccgccaattccttgatcactTAATTTAGATTAAAGGGTTAAgtccaattctagtttattagcCACACAAACCCTAAATACCCAGAAATAAggtgattatatgtcacgtatcacgTTAAGTCCAAGTGATTAGAGAATTATGAGGAATTACTTTCAAGCTTTTATTCAAGTGAGTTAACTTTTTCAAGATTCAACAAGAATTCAAGTAGAAAAAGAGTTATCTTCCAATATACTCTAATTCCTAAAATGAAGAACGAAAGTAatctttgaatttaaatcaataaattaatcaaagtAGAATGACAATAGTGTTAttccataaaaataaacaaaactcCTTGATGTATGAGAATTTGCAATGGTTTGGATTTTTCAACTTAAAATAActttcgttgcaagtataaaCCAAACCGACAACCAACTCCCACCGTCAAATTTTAATCTAAAGATGTCacaatcaatacaaaataactgaGATTTTTAGTTTCCGagtcgtcttccctaggagttgcatTGAAATgttcaattattggctatggggGATTTGGGAGTTTTAATTGcaagaggcaagaaattaaaatggcaagaaagtaaatgagcaaacaataactaaatatcaaaagaaatcaaaggcaattaatcaaggaaaaaagaaattcaaatgctaagaaacctcttggcatggattgagagctaaggttacctatcctagccattgatcacaaacacatgatgattatgaagagttaatcctacttagtcaactcTATTAATGGAAGACTTAGAGTTAATGGAAaccaaattaactaactactctaatatatcaatcaagaatggacatcaatgactcaagggtcaccaaagttctcaattccaagccaagagtgaagaaaaactaggcaaaaactaagccaagcattttatcaaacacttggtgtgcatgaaaataaaatcatattaaattgcaataataataaaatctaaggCTAccaaatacaagaaaataataataacagcttaattaaataacaataaacataaaaacatcaaattgcattaaatgaaattaaagttaacaagagtgttcataaactaaaatgacaaaaatggaaaattaacaagaagaacTAAGAGAATAAGGgtaattaaacaaggaaaagtaaaagaaactaCATTAAGACAAGAATTAAAgatggaaattaaagagaagttAAACTAATatccctaaattctagagagaaaggggagcttctctctctagaatggGCCTACTACATGATACTAAGCTAAACCTAATCCCCccctcttcattcctcttcactttggCTTGAAATAGCTTCAAAAATAAGTTGGACTGGATTTTAGAGGCCCAGAATTCGCCCCCTGCGATTTGCAATTAATGAGCTCACGTGACAAGGGTCACGCATACGCACGGGTCACGTGTACACGTTACCTGGCAAAATTTAtcctcacgcgtacgcatcgtcaTGAGCTTACACCTGAGCGTACGCACGGCTGCTGAATCTTTCAGACTCCATTTCTTCAtggtttcttctcttttgcaaGCTCTTTTTCTCACTTCTTCAACTCATACTTGCCTTtgaaacctgaaatcacttaacaaatacatcaaggcaccgaatgggattaaagtgaataaaatttagcaattaaAAGGCCTtcaaagcatgttttcactttcaagcacaatttaggaagaaatcatgaaactatgctatttcaatggataagtGTAAGAAAAGTTGATGAAATCTACCCAAATAGAGCAAATAAATATCATAAGTGGATTCATCACTCCTAACCTTTACAGAAGAGGTTTCGTTGCTCATGGCTCAGAGAAAACTAGGGTTCTAAAAGTGTGTAAAGTGCGAAATGaggaagagagaggagaagaaaacCCGTAGGTTTGAATCTTTTCTCcatttatatctaacctaattatATTATTGTTCCATGTATTATCTAcatttatacaattttttagaaattgtttactgttttattttaaattcataagtttataaaaatgtagattttctaaaatttaaactaaaatacaaaagttaaatttctattcttattcattttaatttttttttgctattttatttgaattcaaatgaggatttttctttattgatattatgttttaaaattaatatagaataaataaacAATTGAATCAAGTTAATTGGATTTACTATAGATGTGCTGTGCAATAATAAAGCGCTATAATGGCTAATTCGAATTCaatatatttgatttatgtAGATATATTAAGCActactaattttatttaatttgatttagtaCTAGAGGACCTAAATCGAATTCAttgaattcgatttatatagatatataaatgAAGACATACATGTAACGTTATTTGTTTTATGACTTTAGTATAATATTAGTATGTGTTTGATTTATGCATGTGTTTTAccctaaaaaaataatgatattcAGTAatgatttatatttcttttacaTAAATGTTATCataaataattcttttatttataattatattaaaaaaaatatctatccTAAAAGtatatgttaaatttataaattaaaaaagtttttattgaatatataaaaaatcaattatcttgTGTACGCTAAAATTAGCCACCAAAATCAGtcaccagtataaaatacatgttaaaatataaatatatattgaaaataaattaaaccacacatgtatttatatacaaatatattgatGGCTAATTTTAGTCGTTAATttagtatacaaataatatctttaataaaaaatttaagtttgtaatgtatttattttgtattttttaaataaaaatatttaaaattttttactaataataaacTTGTTATGTGTTTTTAGGACAtatattagctaaattcttaaaaaaataattatcttagatatatgtaaaaaataatcagatatacatataaaatatcgGGCACGCTACATATCCATGTAACCATGTAACCAAGTTGGCCCAAGTCCAAATATAGTCACGCACATTAATGACGAGTGAAAACACGCGCTCAAAAACCCTTCGTTACTTCGCACTCATTACGAAAAAACGTTACTTCTTTCTCAACACAAAACTGCTCTTTCTCTTCGAATCTctctcaaaatcactcaaacttcAGTCACGTTCTCTGCGAAAACCACTACTGGAGAAGAATCGCGAGAAGATTTGGCAAGGAACAACCAAAAACGAACGAAAACAGCAACAGAGATTCGCCTTGCTCTTCCTTCtcattctcctccttcttttttgtgttccttcttcttcacgtaTTTTCTCCTTAtcttcattcttttgttgttattggtgctgtattttttttcttttcctctttctctccctggtaaagaagcagtagaaggtgaagaggaagaattttaaattatgcagaacagaaatgaaccgaaatagCCAACTCCACTGAACCGAACATCattcatgtgctgaataaaacATCATAAACATTTAatcatcaaagaaaaatatttctacatGCACAAGGACTCAATtgaacacactaacaatcaagtaTATCAAAATGAGTAACTCCACTGAACTGAGCAACattcatgtgctgaataaaatgtcataaacattcaatcatcaaaaatagtattttttcatGCAAAAGAAGTCAACTGAACACATAACAATTAGGTGAACCGAAATGACCAACACCACTGAACCGAACACCAATTATGTGCtgaataaaatgtgataaatattcaatcaataaaaaaatatttctgcatGCACAAGGACTCAACTGAATAcattaacaatcaagtgaatcaaaatgagCAACTCCACTTAACCGAGCAAAATGTTAGTGTCGTTGGTGAAGAAGCACAAGCAGAAGAAGAACCTACGTGCgcgaatttgaaagaagaagaaggaggaggagaaatactattcttgttgattgaaagttgatcaccatttattcaccacatgaaCATTGTTCGGTTCAGTGgcctttgtgattttgattcacCAAATCAATGTTGTTCAGTTCGGTGGCCTCCTTTTACTTTATTCAGTGTTTAAGATTATTGCGATAGCATGCAGCAATCATTTCCTAACTGTCTCAATGTAATAAcctcattcaactgatttgaagttgattcaTTCATTATTTCCATTCAGAAGTgtagatcgaagaagaaaacgaagaagaagaagaacgatggAGCTTATTACGTTGAATTCAATGCAGATCAATAATGAAGAATACGAGCAGAGAAGAAAAACGCGAACAGTGGAGAATGACGAATTTTattaggttgaagaagaagaagaagaagaagaagaagaagaagaagaagaagaacgcgaacagagaagaagaagaagaacaaagatgcGAGAAGAGAACAAAATTTACGTTATATGAGATGGGTGTATAACAAACACGTAAGGGGATTGGGGAGGCGCGTCTGATTGAAATTACTTGGATAGCTGAAAAAATTACATGAAtgtaaattttttgataaaatatatattataaataattttgtgattaatttttgttgtatagatagtattttgttaaaaaattttacaaacatTGANNNNNNNNNNNNNNNNNNNNNNNNNNNNNNNNNNNNNNNNNNNNNNNNNNNNNNNNNNNNNNNNNNNNNNNNNNNNNNNNNNNNNNNNNNNTAGGTAAACAAGCTCCACTCATGGAGAGCTCTACAAATTAACCCTTGTTTAATGGGACGAATGAGTTCATCAGATTTCAAATGTACAAGTTAGTTAAATTCaagacccaaaaaaaaaaaattcgttaaattcaaaaaataaatagataagtGGATAAATTTGGGAACAATTTTTGCCGTTTCAGATTGTCTTTCGTCCTGGCTAGAGTCCCCCACCACCACCATCCCATCAGCACCACCACATACTGACCCCACCATTTTCCACTCTCTCCCAACACANNNNNNNNNNNNNNNNNNNNNNNNNNNNNNNNNNNNNNNNNNNNNNNNNNNNNNNNNNNNNNNNNNNNNNNNNNNNNNNNNNNNNNNNNNNNNNNNNNNNNNNNNNNNNNNNNNNNNNNNNNNNNNNNNNNNNNNNNNNNNNNNNNNNNNNNNNNNNNNNNNNAAACACTCAAATCAATCGTCACCGTCCGATTCCTTTCACCACAGAAATATCAACCATCCCCGCCATGTCCAAACACATCCAATTCTCACTCTTCACACTTCAACCCTCTTCTAACACACTCACCCTGACACCATAGTCTTTTCTGACTTctctttttttaagaaaaaaaaataataaaaaagttctCCAATTTTTGGAGACTCTCAACCGATCTCGATGGAGGAAAGGAGCGTGAGGAGGACGCGCCAGGTGGACGTGGTGATGGACTGCGTGATTCCGTACATCGATGACCCGAAAGACCGCGACGCCGTGTCTCAGGTGTGTCGGCGGTGGTACGAGCTCGATTCCATGACACGTAAGCACGTCACCATCGCGCTATGCTACACCACCACGCCGGACCGCCTCAGGCGGCGGTTCCCTCACCTGGAGTCTCTGAAGCTGAAGGGGAAGCCTAGGGCGGCGATGTTCAACCTCATACCGGAGGATTGGGGCGGTCACGTGACGCCTTGGGTGACGGAGATCTCGCAGCACTTTGGATGCCTCAGGAGCCTCCATTTCCGGCGCATGATTGTTAAGGACTCCGATCTTGAGGTTCTTGCTAAGTCACGTGGTCACGTGCTTCAAGCTCTGAAGCTTGATAAGTGTTCTGGTTTCTCCACAGATGGCCTTTTCTTTGTTGGCAGGTTTTGCAGGTATGCTTCCACGTTTCAGTTTCGCATATTACTGTAGCATGATAATTTTCAAGGTTTAAGcgcaaaaaaagtaaaaaaaaaaaaatgaaaaataaaagaagaagaagaagagaaaagaaaagaaagaaagtgtttTACATAACTTATTTATGAGGATGATGATTTGATATGTGTAATGAATATTCAATAATATATCATATTAATTAATCTAGGCTTATCATTAtcatgatttttaattaaaaaaaaaatcaatattgaTGTTGCTTATTTGCATAATATAACTTGGTTAGTTTTGGTTGTGAATTATAAGGTTGTTAGATGAATGAATATACTTAAAGTAGTGAGTTGACTTGAGAATTGCGATCATTACTAATTGGCAAATTGGCATGTTCATGTTGTTCCTACGTGAGTGTGTGTTTAGGGTAACTTTGTTTGGTTGTTTAGTTGGAGGATTCTGGTGGGGAGTGGTTAATGATTCTAATAAGTAACTGATAGCCGCTACCTATGTGATTGATGGAAGTGTTTTGGGGTGTTTCagtcatttttctgttagtACTTTCCATTATACATGTATTGCAAGTCTTGTCTGATTTTTCATGAATTTTCTATGATGAAAGTAGCAGCACCCAGTGTTGTGCCTCAACTATCTAATGCAGCTTTCTACATTATCTATTATGGTTTGTAGGTGTATTCATTGTGTGGCAGACATGGCAACTCTAATTTCATTTCAGTCCTGGTGTCAAGTGAATTCTTTTGTAACTTATATGATAATCTTCCATAATATTTAGTGATTGGAGCGTTAAACTGAAATAGCTTGTTCATGCTGGTAGAGCTTCAATCCTTCGAAAAcatttttaaagtttaattgattgattgataattgatggGATAATAAGTAGGATGAATTTCTTATATCCATCAACTAAACATCTATTGAccaatttttgaaagaattttcGGCTGATATCATTTGAAATGTATGCCTGCAGAATTTGAGTGcatctctaaatttaaattttgcatTTGGCAGGAATTTAAGAGTCTTGTTTTTGGAGGAAAGCACAATTGTTGAGAAAGATGGTGAATGGTTGCATGAGCTTGCTTTAAATAATACGGTTCTTGAGTCACTCAATTTTTACTTGACGGAAATTGCGGCTGTAGGAATTCAGGACCTTGAACTTATAGCCAAAAATTGCCCCAACTTAGTCTCCGTGAAAGTTACTGATTCCGAAATCTTGGATCTTGTGAACTTCTTTCGCTATGCTACTTCTCTAGAAGAATTTTGTGGAGGTGCCTATACTGAGGAACCAGATAGGTACAATGCTGTAACATTACCAGCCAGGTTATGCCGATTGGGTTTGACAAATATTGAAAGCAATGAGTTGCCAATGGTGTTTGTTTATGCATCCATACTAAAAAAGTTGGACCTCATGTATGCAATGCTGGATACAGAGGATCATTGCAAGTTAATTGAAAAGTGCCCCAATTTGGAAGTCCTCGAGGTAAATTCCAGAATGCTTGTTCTTTGAAAAGCTCATAATTTACCTGTCTACTTCTCTAATGTTCACATGTGTATCGTGCATAATTACATATGTATGCTCCCCGAGCAATCATTAATATGTTTGCATATATTGATTTGAAATTGCCACATCTACCAAAGGAAACTTGAAAACTATAAGGCAAATCAATTTATACGGTTTAGAGCTTAAGACATTACATTATTTTGAACAAATAGAgcttcatttaaaatatttccTTTGGTCTTTAAAATTGATATCTTTGCTTATGAACAGTCAAGAAATGTAATTGGAGATAGAGGATTGGAGGTTCTTGCTCGCTGTTGTACAAAGTTAAAAAGGCTTAGGATTGATAGAGGTGATGATGATCAAGGAATGGAAGATGAAGATGGTGTTGTTTCCCATAGAGGATTAACTGCTTTGGCACAGGGATGTCCAAAACTCGAATATTTGGCTGTTTATGTATCTGACATCACAAATGCATGTTTGGAACAGATTGGGACTCACTTGAGAAACCTTTGTGATTTTCGCCTTGTCCTGCTTGATCATGAAGCAGAAATAACCGATTTGCCACTTGACAACGGAGTAAGGACTTTACTTATGGGTTGTAACAAGCTTAGAAGATTTGCTCTTTATCTCCGACCCGGGGGCTTGACCGACCAAGGTCTTGGCTACATTGGGCAATACAGCCAAAATGTAAGATGGATGCTACTTGGCTATGTTGGACAGTCCGATGCAGGGCTTTTGGAATTCTCTAAGGGCTGTCCGAATCTCCAGAAACTCGAAATGAGAGGCTGTTCCTTTTTTAGTGAGCGTGCACTAGCCATTGCTGCAATGCGCCTGGCTTCTCTTAGGTACTTGTGGGTGCAAGGCTATGGTGCCTCTTCTTCTGGACGCGATCTTTTGGCTATGGCTCGCCCCTTTTGGAATATCGAGTTGATTCCTTCTAGACATGTGGCGGTAAATAATAATCCGGAAATGCCAGTAATCATTGAGCATCCGGCTCACATTCTTGCATATTACTCTCTTGCGGGGCAAAGAGATGATTTTCCGGATAGCGTTGTACCTTTGGAATCCACGGTATGTGCATAAACCTTTTCTCACTCATCTTTCCCCTTTCCAAGTTTGGCTTGTAACAACTTGCTCTATTTGTAGTATCAGGGGTTTTCATTTTTCACTGCAGTTCCTAGACAATAGtctttcagtaaggttgtcttcTTTCTTGTAATTTTGAAACTCTTCTACCGTTCTACTGTTCTACCAACTCAGTAATTCGGTTCCCTCTTAGCTGACGATGCTCAATTTTGTGAATAAGATGATGCAAGAGTTAATTTTTCCATTTGAACTCTTAATCAGACCTTTAATTTAATCTAATAAATAGCATACAAGATGTTAGTATGTTAGTATGTTACCAATGTATGATTTGGTTGACTATCTTGGATTTTGATTGGATACACAGAATATTCCGGCCAATAAGAATGAGACAAAAAGCTAGAATTTTCTACGAAAATTTGGCAATTGAAACAATTATATAACGACGAAAGTTTTTACATCACGTCTATAATAAGTTCAAATCATAGTTCAAATGATTGAAATTTTGAATACGTTAATATTTTCTAATGAAAAGACTCCACTATGTTCTAATTAAAataggtaattttttaatttaaactatGAGAAGTTTGGTTTCAAAAAGAAAACTCGACACAttaaacttaaaggtaaatgtTATTATAATAGAAAACTaaggaaacaaacaaataaaatagaaactAAAGTACTCAACAAAGGGCTACCATAGTGAGTTTAAATTGAATACTTTTGACTTATaaaacacacaagaaaaaaatgatgaaatctCATgagcttttaatttttcaaatgtttttttttatagatgctaattttttttatatgaaaaaaatattggtgtttttgttgaaaatagaaTTATTTGGTGTAATTACATATGGGTGGATTTTGCAAGTGGAGAGTTAACATGCAAGATGCGTGTTGCAATATAAAGGGTTGAACATTTGTTTTTGCACTTTCACAATACTGTAATACACTTTAAAGATCAATATTCAGCTAAAACATCATCTTCATcaccatattaaaaataatttctgcatttttcgtttgtggGATGGAACACTTTCATAGTTTCATAATTTTCTTTGGTGGAATAGAATCAAGTGAAGAATGaagatatttattaaatttaaagaagaatgtgtatttttttgctttaaaaaaaaaggtaatctttactcttcatcttaaaaaaaaagtaatcttTACTCTTCATCAACACTGTACTCTTCATCTTCACTCTTCACTCTTCACCGTAGCATTACCTGACACTTACATATCgatgataaattgataatcGGACTAGTGACCATCTTTTAACTAGTGACCATCTTTTACCCTAAAATCCAAACATCAGTTCGTTCTCAATTTATCATCAGCAACCTTTGATATTTCTTATTCTTCGTGAGCACTGCTATTGGCTAGCTTGGCTTCTTGCATAATAAAGtctcttttccctttctttttatCCATAATAAAGTGAATGTATTTTTTCTTCACACATTACAGATTGGGCAAATCACTATCTTTCTCAGTCCTCAGTTACAAatccaaaatttaatttctgacttcttaaaataaaaagcttatcAATTCTGTAATGAACAACAGACAAATTATATAACAAAGTTTCCCTCCTTCC harbors:
- the LOC107469661 gene encoding coronatine-insensitive protein 1 gives rise to the protein MEERSVRRTRQVDVVMDCVIPYIDDPKDRDAVSQVCRRWYELDSMTRKHVTIALCYTTTPDRLRRRFPHLESLKLKGKPRAAMFNLIPEDWGGHVTPWVTEISQHFGCLRSLHFRRMIVKDSDLEVLAKSRGHVLQALKLDKCSGFSTDGLFFVGRFCRNLRVLFLEESTIVEKDGEWLHELALNNTVLESLNFYLTEIAAVGIQDLELIAKNCPNLVSVKVTDSEILDLVNFFRYATSLEEFCGGAYTEEPDRYNAVTLPARLCRLGLTNIESNELPMVFVYASILKKLDLMYAMLDTEDHCKLIEKCPNLEVLESRNVIGDRGLEVLARCCTKLKRLRIDRGDDDQGMEDEDGVVSHRGLTALAQGCPKLEYLAVYVSDITNACLEQIGTHLRNLCDFRLVLLDHEAEITDLPLDNGVRTLLMGCNKLRRFALYLRPGGLTDQGLGYIGQYSQNVRWMLLGYVGQSDAGLLEFSKGCPNLQKLEMRGCSFFSERALAIAAMRLASLRYLWVQGYGASSSGRDLLAMARPFWNIELIPSRHVAVNNNPEMPVIIEHPAHILAYYSLAGQRDDFPDSVVPLESTVCA